The genomic DNA tgctcctctgtcatTCCTCTGTGAATGTCGCAtcatttctcctccctcttgAAACCCACAAACTGCAGTTTTCAAGATATTAAGCGTTCATGAGAACATTTTCCTGTTCATAAACAGCAGCTATGTTCCTTcttgtcaaaataaaacccacagCTAAACTAATTATTTAACCTTCCAATGTGAAACCCACTGCTAACAATCTAGGAATGTGCCCCTTTAGCTGCTGTTGTACAGGTTTTGTAGTTGTGCTTTTGTAGCTGAGAcgtgcagctgttttctgtcttaGATTCTTTTTCATGTGCTAATTCAAGTTTGTCTTTTAACTATaatgtcactttaaaaaaatgcaaatccTTGAAAGATGATGGTTGCTTGATTGCTGATGAGGCACTTACAGTACTGTACGTATACAGGTACATTATAGCGTCACATACagtttgtacacacacatatcataTAGTGTTCAGTATGTGTTTGGCTGTgcaaagggagagacagacctTGGCAATGAGTGAGTGCCATCTGCACAAACTGAGCGATGACAAATTGCAGCCAGCCGAGCTTAAAGAAGTGCTTAATCATCATTACCACAGCCATCAGTTacactgcacatgtgtgttcacatgcttgTGCGTGTGATTTGCCCTGTTGgcttgttttcatgtttcacttcatttgttGCGTTATTACATCAATCACAGGGCGTTatgataaattatattttaattctcTTTAATTCATTATGACATTAAATTAATTTGTGAAAATCTCACACGCTCaacttcttctctcctctgcttttctctttcagtccaCAGGTTCAGTGTCAGTGTCGAGGCAGGTACCAAACTGGAAAGCGGCCCCGCCTCCCTCCACCTGTGCAACAACCTATTGGTCCTGACCAGAGGTGTCCCCCCTGTCGTCACTGGCCAGTGGAAGTTGTCGGCGTTGCGTCGATACGGCGCCGTGCCAAATGGCTTCGTGTTCGAGGGGGGGACGCGCTGTGGATACTGTGAGTAACTTGTGGGCTGAGAGGGTTTTTCTGTTGCAGGCAATGTACAATACCTCACATACTCACTCTGTTttggtgttgttggtggtgtatttgtcttatttttggGTAACTGGCCGAACTTGGATGATTTAAGGTCAGGCTTGTTTTCTACCGGAGCTACAGTAGAGCTTAgtaggaaaaaaatcaatagttgACATCACATTTTGATCTGAGTCCCTCAGAAAGAGCTTCTTTCTACCAATATTCAACAATTAGACAGGAAGAAATCCATCACTGGGAGCATAAAACATGAAGCAGTTTGCATAAGCAGTTTCAGTCCAACCTCTTAAGTTAACACCTTTGTTCTCTTTACATgtgttttctattcattttgcaaAGCAAACATGGGGCAATATACATTTTCCAAATAAATTGATGATTACAACTTAAAAAAGATACCGCGATAGTGGGTAAGCTGAGGaaacaattcaatttattaGCTATTACAGTTCTTTTGATCTTCTCTGGAAAATTTTATTTGCCCCCCTGTCATGAAATTGTACATGATCGAGCACTGTAAGAacctctcatcctcctcattgGCTTAAAAGCTCAGGTTCAAAGACCAATATTCACGGTTCTCACTGCTAGGTCTAATAAGTGGCTGTTTTGTACCATTAGAGCACATCACATGGTCTTCAAGAATCATGACTCAACATATGATAACatcgaaagctccagaacagaaACAATATGAGTTGAACTCTTgtcacatgcacatgtacagtTAAATGAAACTGCATCACATTTGTCCTCTAGCGACTGCTCTAAGATGTTGTTGTGAAGTTCATCCACAGTTACTCCTAcaatcactgcagcacagtTGTCTAAATTCCACTTTTTCCCCCCCTCAGATAACTAAAGACTCCTTTTAATTACTCTGCGGTACATAGAGGTCGACAGATCTGTCATTGCAAACAGACTGGCATAAAAGCCTGTGATTTATTGCTTCGTGTTTGTGGAGAAACTTTATCCACGTAACAAATGACTTTCTATGTATGAACCCACCACACTGTACGCCCCCACCCACCAAatgatgctctgtgtgtgtgagagtgtgtgtgtgtgtttgcgtggtTGCCAGGGTGTAGGTATCCTCTGAATGTCCAGTTGACGTGGGCATGAATGTTGAGAATGAGAggcagttttatgtttttgggtgtgtgtgtgtgtgtgtgtgtgacacagtaTAACAGTATAATAGTGTACAATAGTATAAGTGTTTAATGGGACAGTGTTTAAAGTGTTCAATGCTGGGAAACGTAACTTGCCAACAATTGCTGTGCTTCTGATTCTATTAAGAtacctgaaaatgtgttttttgctACTTCTCCTGTAAAGTGAGCACCATCTCCTCCTCACAGTCATTTTGTGTTAGACATGTGTGAACGTTAAGAGAaagttcctgtgtgtgtgtgtgtgtgtgtgtgtgtgtgtgtgtgtgcagtctcaTGGCTGCTACAGGAATAACCACGAGGTCCACAGGCTCTGGTTTCAGTGCTCTGATGAGCGACATCTATAAATACCAGCCTCCCCTGTAGTGGTGGCTCAGCCAGTTACATAGGGCCTGCTGGTGAGACCACCAATCAGAACTGTCTCCTTCAACCTCATTCACATATTACCCAGCAGACACCAGCGGTAGCAAGAGGCCGCCTTGGcgtggctgcagcagcagagagtgacagaaagggagagatgtGAGAGTCAAATCGGCAAGGGACATTCCTTGCATGAGTGCAAGGTAAAGCAGAGTGTtagtttacatttttacatgtttatttgtatttggtGAGTACATGTGAGGCATACCAGCGCTTAGCAGCCATTTTACAGAGTGTGGCCGGCTAACAGTCAGGTTCTGACTTGTTTCAACCGTTTGCACAAATCTTTCCAATCTTTTATTCGTGACATTGGTCAGACACAGTCAGAGGAGTTGTGGGTGTTTCTTTGCACTTGTGTCTTACCAAATGCAGTGCAACATGACTAACACACTGCATTAGCATGCAAAAGTCTGTCCTGGAGTCGCGTTAAAGCACGTGCACCTACTTTGTGTGCAAATTTATTACAAATACTGCGGTAAAACaagttgttggttttgtttttgagagGTTGGTCATAAGAAATGAGCATAATTAGCTCTGCTCCAGCTAGCAGCTCCATTAACCATTTTCAGTGAGCAGAGGAAATATTGCTGTTTATCACTGCACCTCTAATCTTTTACAAACACACCATTGGGTCACCGGCATTGCCAGTGATCAACTGCTCTCTTTTTCTGGTCggcattcattttcttttcagtttatctttgaaaaaaaaaaaactagtaagCGTCGTGCTGATTCACACATCAGCAGCCCTTTGTGATGCCGTCAGCAACAGAAACCAACAACTGAAAAGGAACTGAATGAATTTAGATTTTCATGAGTTGGTGATTTTGCCTCTGATCAGATCAGTCTGTAACGgacctttttcactgcagacatcgTGGCAtgccacagcagcacattttgaTGCATTTGATACAAGAAAATGGAGCCATCTGCTTTTTTCTCCGCTAACATTTTGATGTGTCAGCAATAATTTTTGCATTAAGTTTGAGTGGGGCCACTTCTAAGGGTCCTGTCTTGTACATGCTGGCTCGCTGGGATACCTATATGGaacagccatcattaatgttattagttctACCTGTATTTTCCCCGCTCTGACCAGTCAAAGTGTCTGCGGTTCAAAAGGTCTGTTATGGCCTTGATGCTGCCAGTTAGCTGATGTTGAAGTTCAGTGTAATAGTTCAATTTCCAAAGGAACAGTTTTGGTGTAGCTGACTGCTGTCCTTGTGCTTGTAATGGTACCGCGGCATCTTCCTGCATATTCTTACAGCCACCTACACCAGATTTAACTACAGCAACACAATTAGCCCTGCAACATAATGCTGAAAATCTGTATCATTTAGCCttgaatttgtcattttgtcgTGCTTGTGAATCTCTGTCCGTCTTGGTGAAACAGCCGTTGGTTCCTTGAAGCTGTTTAGGGCCAGATAATTAATGCAAATCACACATTAAAAATATGTATGAACCGACACACTGATGTGCTTACAAACCCCTGCAAAGAAAACCTTGGCATTTGAGCGTGAAGAGTTCTTTCATAGCCCACAGTGCTTTAATATgcttaaaaagtacaaaatggtGGCGCTTATTTACAGCAGACAATTGGGCCATGATCATCGCAAAGATGTGCAAATGATGCAGAATAATGTGAATAGTAGAGACAAATGGTTTGTCATTAGATTGCTCTTTTTAAACACTGCACTTTGAACCAATCTCTATAAATTAACTCCTTTACCCTCTCAGCTCCTTAATTTCCCTGGAGGCCTTTTGCTTGAGCAAATCAGTGAGCGGGTCTCGGTCATCTAATGCTGCtgtgtaaaaatattttacCCTTGACTGCCactgtgctctctgctgcagctgcactttGAAAGTCAGCTGCGTCGCGGACGATACAATTTCTGGCTGCAGAGTTTGAGACGTACACCACAGTGACATGGCAAGCCttttcactgacacacacacacacacacacccacacacacacacacgctctctctccctgttttgcTGTGTGAGGCCTTTTCCTGGGCAGTAATCAGTTGTGCTGAGGTCTTCATGGATGGATGTCTGTTGGATGTGGGCCTTTAGTTATACGGTCACATGCTCATGCTTTAGCAGCGTGAATCAGTTCAGTGATATCAGTGCTCCAGCTTCCATTCTATGTGATAATGAGGCCACGGTGTTCTGTAATCAATGATGTTTAGAGCAGAGCCTGTGTCTTAGCCTGATGGATATTTTCTGGCTTATCGGGTCCACAAGTGTTCATGTTGACCcagtaccccccccccaacacacacacacacacacacacacacatactcaggGCTTCAGATCTCACATGCGGACACAGTAATAAATGATCCCATGCAGAGTTTGGATGGCTGTCAAGCTTCTAGATAAAAGCAATTTTAAGCTGGCGTGCAATGTCAGCAATCTTTCCATGTCCATCAGCgggcataaacacacactcctcataTCGTTGTACAGTAGCGTGTCAGTGCACGTGTGTGGGTGCTGTACTTGTGCGGTGTTTATTTACATGTGTTGCGTAGCATTTTTACCTCCGACACAGTTTCATTACAGTTTGTCTACATTCTCGCTCACCCAGATCAGAGGGTTTCTAGATGTGAAAGGCGACTTCAGCAGCTCTAATGTCGTGACATTAAGGTGTGAATGATCCACAGAGGTTAAAATGTCTCTGACTCTCCACTTGTCATTGGAAGTGTTGAAGCCTCTTGGACGAGTGGTGAGACTTCTTCAAGACCAAACAGTTGTCCAGCAGCCTTCGACTCATTACCTCTACAGCAAATATGTGAATAGAACGTCCGTAGAGGGTTGTGGGGTTGTTTAGAGAAAGGTTATCTGTTAACTTATGTCAACTAGTGTATAGGATGGAAGCTGACATGGTGAAATCTGGCAAAAAGCTTCTTTCTACATTCAGTATTATGTACTACTGCACTGCTAGAATTAGGAACTAAGATCTGCCTCTTTTAAGATGAGCTGCCACGCAGCTAAACTCAGCATATTTGTAAGAAATAGATAACAAGGCCCCTTGGTCTTCAtagcaaataaaaaaactcGAATATGACTGCCgaaaaaaaagcttatttcaTCCAAACAGATCCTAATAAATTTCTTTCAAATGCCAgaatttgtctgttttgtttaaaaggTTATGATGACACTGCCTCATAAAAGATGAAAGAATGTTCCAAAACTGCTTGCACCGAGAAAAACCCTCTCAAGGCCTCCGAAAAGGCTCTGAGTTAAAAAGACGAGAGTAGAAAGAGCTTCAGCCCTGACTTCACCACGCTGAGTACTCACAGGGATGTTGGCTTACATTTCTCAGCAAAGAATAACATTTATTAAATTTATTAGTTGGTcaaaaaacattcagtgtttgCAAGTTTAAGGGCAGCTACAAAAAGTGGTTTTGTCCTTCGAAGTTTAGATTCTCCAGCTGCTTTTCAAGTCTATAAGATTTGATGAGATTTTCATACTCCACAAATAAATCTTACAGCAAAGCACCTTTTGTGGTGGAAAGGGAGGGATCTGTTAATGAAACACCTTTTACCAAACGGCAAGCAGATGATGGAAATGACTTAGCAATGCgtataagaaaaaaaacgatgCCAGTATGAGGATAGCATAGTCCACAAACTATCTACAAactgccagtttattaggtacacttagctaaaactaatgccCTGGCCGTCATGAAGGGTATCGTGTTCAGTTTTAGAAAGGAGTCAactgtgtggtcattttggaggctgtagttCATAGTGCTGTTAAATTGTATTGAGTTATAGTGAGAGATGTGATCAGCTCTCATCGAATGAATAAATCCACACTTAAGCATGATGAATATGAAAGAGAGTCTAAATTGAGGTAGAGTGTGATCATTTGTTGACAGTTCAAGTGTTTAAACACTAGACAGCTTGATGCGATCTAAACCACAGAAATGTCTATAGAgtattttatttgattcattgtGAATCAAGCCATTTGTTCACTCGCAAGGCCAGGGACTGTGTTCTCTATTTGTCTGATGGCTGAATGGCTGAAGGGGCGCGTAAGGTACATTTTGTAAACACCTTCCTGACATACTTTGCAAAAGTGCAGATTCACAAAGGTGGCATTCATCGCAGGGACACTGTCAACGATTGCACTAGATTGTActgtgtttctattattttgtcattttgtgtctgtgactgCATTAAATCACTAAAGTGCAGCTTTGAGGCTGTGGACCCACTGGGGATCCTGTTCCTCCAGCAGAGCAGATTAGTCAGTGGGATTTAAAAGCAGCacatcttttgttgtttttcgcTTTTAACGTGTTGCATGGTCTCAGCTAATAGCCTTCCACTGATATCATCTGTGACTGTGTTTTCACACTTCATCTCCTCCCGTTGTCAGTCGATAAGCAGGTCAGGCGTTTCCACTGACTCACGCAAACGCATGAGAATACATAAGGGCTAATGAAGCTAATAGGTTTCCATTACATTAATACTCAGTGATGATTCAAGCAAGAAACTTTTCAATTATTCAGCTCAAAGAACTAAATGGTGCTTCGACTGGATCTCATGGGTAGCACAATTAGCCTCTGAATATCAGATTGTAACGGCATTCAGCACTTaataaggataaaaaaaaaaagtaagtaaaatgtAAGTACATTTAGAGAGATACCCTCACACAAGTCGTGAGTgttattttgttacatttggaatttccttaaaaaaatgtctcaaacacaaacataatgtCGTATAACTGAGgcaacattttgttgtttttatattattattttttatttatatatatttttaatctcATGTAAACAAAAGCAGTTTTAAAATCTGCTgcttgaaaatacatttaaaatgaagaaacctTGCTGACTCTTTCCAAATCAttccaaaatatgttttttccgATAATCTTCTGCTCtgctttctctgctgtttttttattttattagcagCAGACTCAGTTCCAAAAGAACAAAGATGATTTTTTCCCCCGTCCGAACCCCTGAGTAAGGGCTTACTTTGTGCTGTCTTTTcaatatctcttttttttttttgcttgtcttgtgttttcacagactCCTGCCTCTGTGTGGGCTTGATAGGAGAGTGGGGGCTGAATTGAACAACGTTTTATGTAACCTTTACAAGAAAGGGCTGTTGCTGCCTCAAAGAACAGCCTTGCCTTCACGCTACAACCCTCTGAACCTCACTGATTATTGTTTGGAATCCCTCATAATTTAGATTTTACTCTGGATTTCACCATTTActacagcatgtttttttttccataccTGCCGATGTTCAATCTGGTGATTTTCTTCCCCCCCCAGCTCCATCATAAATGCATGTCTCTTTCATTGATAGTGCggtgtgtctctctccacgTCCGTCTTCCAGGGGCCGGTGTTTTCTTCTTGTCCTGTTCAGACGGAGAGCAGATCAGTTTCTTGTTTGACTGCATTGTCAGGGGCATCACCCCCAGCAGGGCCCGTCATGGTTTGCGACCTGCCCTgccaggtgaacacacacacacacacacacacacacacacacacacacacacactacaaaagtaaagagaaaaaaaatacataaagaatACACCTGCAATCATAATTAAGTACAATATAAGgattttcagtttaaaatattatttgtaGTAATGATATCTGCAAAAAAGACCCACCGTTTTGAAGTGAAACAATCAATCACATTGGCATGTGACTCCGTGACTTCTATTCTAAAGGTTTACTGCCTGTTTAGTGTGCATGTTTAGCATTTGTGCCAGGCGCCATTCCAACGGAAACACCACATGCTTAAAGCCCCGAGGGGTCACCGTGTGGACTAAGGGGTCATGCCTTTGTGTGTGACTTGTGTGCTATTGTAACGTACTGCTAATTTCACAGGCATGTCTGAGACCAGAAACATGGAGACAGTTGGAAAGGCAAACGTCATACAGGACACGTGCCGAGGATCTGACAACTCTGTAATAGCTCTGAATAGACACAAACACGGgatctgtttttggttttgcatttaaatgaaacTTTGACTTTGGTAATATTCCTTTTCTTTCAATGTAGAGAAGACGAAGAGACCTTTAAAATCTCCATCTTCAGCCATTAGCGCTCGCCAATATCTAACTGCACAtaacactttctgcagagtcgGTTACCATTTAAAAGTATAATAGGATCTGACTATGACCTGGACCCCATTTCCATCACACTGATAGATTTTGACTTTCCTGTCGATAGGCCTTGAAATTGGTCTTGGAATTATTTATGTCTTGCTCATCAGGGAGTTTTCTGCTTGCACTTTTGTACTGCAGAGAGACTTAAAAAATCTACTTAAAGACTTGTCTTCTTCAACACATCGATGGCTCACTGTGTAAGTCATAGGCCTAAGGCTCATTGGGACCTCTAAACACTCCAGTGTGCTTTTTAGTTTACCTGAAGTTATGGAACATAAATAGATGTATTCAAGGCCTGTGTACTTCAAGGTGCCCCGTGCAAATTCagtctctgttttcattcagaacACTTTGAAATCTTCATTGTTTATATCCATGTTTGTGTGCTAGCATTCTGCTTCTTCGCTGCCTTTTGATTATGATTTTACGCACAAAACTCTCTCCCTGAATATATGCCATGACAGTATACATATATAAGTACAGTACTACAAGTATATGATGCCACATTGGCATTATTATGCAAGGGCCTATTGGACTGGATTAGACGGACAAAACCATGGCCAATCAAACGACAGGTGTAGCTATGTGGGTGAAGAGAGTTGGGTCAGAATCACTCAGATTAATGGAAAAAGAATCCACCTCGAAAATGTCCACagtcaaacttcagtgtctcaGCAATATTATTCGAATGTCAGCCAACCTGCGTCAGTGAGCACTGAGGCCCACTGTAACCCTACGACATTCAGCGCTGTGAAGCAGCTATAATTAGCGGCGTCTAGCACcgttagcaaatgttagctgACACCTCACATAGCGTAGTGAAGAAACTTGGCATCTacacattagcattagctgctgCAGTCCAGAGGCAGAGATCCAGGAGTTAGGTTGTTGACAcccgcacacacaaacaccctgacCCGGTGCGATGTGtgcaaactgacacacacacacacacacacacacactaacacagtaTGTATATATAGCAGGCATTAAGTGTGTAATTGACAGGGTTTTACACTAAATTGATGTTCCGACACATAGTCAAGGCGCCTATAACATCCTTTGGGAGTTGTTAAATTTACAAGCGGGTGTAACAGttgcagacacactcacacatgcagcagcctcttcttaaacacacagaggcactcTTACCACTTTTgcttgaatattttcatttctagtaaaacaaaaataaaatgtaaaaatgtgaacGTCCTCgaaatatttctgtcttttttaaatcagatgCATACCGTGGAAATCGCAGTGGATTCCAAAGACTATTTGGGCTCCAGTCCTGTTGAAGGAcagtgaaaatatgtttttaatgccATGTGTGTCTTGTGCTGTTTTTGcactgtttatgtgtgtgtgtattgtgtacACAGCAGATCCCAGCGCTGACCCAGTATCAGCAGAGGAGCGAATCAGCCAGGAAGCATCAGAGCTGGAGAAAAGACTCAGCATGTTGTCTCACTGCAGCCTAGCGAGCAGCACAGGTACATTACTCTATTAACTTCACCTCAGGCTACAATATATCCAAAATGGAACGTATGTATCAGGGGGACTGGGTGCATCATCTCAGGACCTTCAGATGTTGCTGTTATGTCACATGGCGTTTTGGGATTTGCAGTACCTCATGAATCTCTTACTCATTATTGCACCCTGTACGCTCGGGCTGGCCGGCCTTCTGTCCACACAAAGGCGTCATCGCTGGTCTATCTTTATGAGGCCATTCTGGGAAAGCTTTTGTAATAATTCTGTCTGTGTATTAGTCAGAAATGTGAAGCCCATGATTCGTTTTTGCTGACTTATTTCAAAAGCTCAGAGAGacttaagaaaagaaaaaaaaagcctaattTCTGCCCTCACTGCTCAGACGTGCCTATAAAAGACTTGAACTGTAGCAAATGAGAACAGTTAATTGAAAAACAATTTCACAGGGTCGTAATACTTCGTGTCAAGAGCCCAATTAAAGACATAATTAATGTATTAATCTTCTAATGTTCTGCACATGGTAGTTAATCTTTGTGCTtaaaggtgagtgtgtgtgttaataaatCACTTCATCAGGATCTAATAACTTTCTTGACCTCTTCAGCTTCCACCTACAGCTGTAGCACATCTGTTGCCGGGGACGACCGAAGCAgcatctccagctcctcctccagccaatcagataCGAGCTATGGTAGCAGACTTCCATTTTGGGTGGAGCCGTTGGCCAGACCGCACCTCTCCAACGAGACAGCGTCGAGCTCCTCCACGCTGAAGGCTTTGACTAGTTCAGATGACCGACTGTATGCTGCTGTGATGGGAAGCTCTGGGACTCCGCTCCGTCCATCCTCCGCCCAGCTCCATCCTCGCGGCCTCCATGACAGCGGGCGGCAGAGCTCCCTAGACAGTGGGATTGGCATAGCGACAGGCAGTCAGTCGTCTTATTCAGGGAGCTTCTCCTCATATACAGGGAGTCTGGACACAGCCAgtcagggagggggggaggagttTGGGTCTGTGGCCAGCCTACctgcccttcctcctcctccttcttcacctCCATCTGTTCCTCCatccactcctcctccacctccacctcctttcCCTTTTCCATCCACACCTACCCCAGAGCACAGTTCtgctacctcctcctcctcctgcccctgtGCCTCCAGATGTGGCTCCTGTGCGTCCCGGAGGCACAGCGAGGAGTATCAAATCCCCAGCCTGCTCAGGCTGAGGTACGACACCCCCAGGAGTCTGCTGCAGACCCTGTCCCTGAGGGAACCCTCCGCCCAAGAAGGCCCTCCTGAGCTGGGCAGGGACAGCAGGAGCGGCGGGGATGGAGGGGCTAGTCTGGGACAAAGGCTGAGCCCCACGGGGCCCAAGGCTCAGCGTCAGGCCACGATGCAGCGCTCGCACTCCTGGGGCAGTGAGAGGGCGCCCTctgtggacagagaggggaggtcCACCCCTAGGCCGCCGCTGGTGCCTGGAGGCTCAGTCTGTGGGGAAGCACAGGTACTGGCAGTCCTACACTCCTTCAGTACATCAGTCAACCAACTAAGCAGAATAGAACACATCAGAGGGAGTTTCATTAGATAATGTACAGTGTTTAAGACCTTTTGAGTCCTTTATGAAATTGAAACCCCCGTCCAGAAATTGGATCACATCAGCTACACAGACTCACAGATTAGTGGTGCCAGAGAACATATGCtttgtaaaatatttccatAATACTAGAGTGTAATCACCCTGAAGAGATTTGGTTAATCGCTAACTCATAAAGTACAAtccaagaaaatgaaaacacattttcatcattttgaagCTGCCTCTGTCTACAGAGACATTCTCTGTCTTGAGCTTCTCTTTGGGACTTTTGTTCTAACATTTGCATAAAGCATGGAGTCTTAGTAAAATGGaacaaaatgtttgcaaatCATCATGCTAATCACTTCCTGCAGCTCTTGGGTTTGCGCCCACAGATGCTAATCTTTCTTTAATGTCTCTGTAAAGTTTCCTGCTTGCATTTATTAAGCCCACAgtggcattttatttattcttctgCTCATAAATGGGATCTTATGCAACTGTCCCTGGTGCTAATAAGCTAGGATGAGCTCCTCTGTAATATTGTGGTTTAGGATGTTGGGGGATGATGGACGAGGCAGTGACACCCCTGAGGTTACCAAGTCAGCACCTGCTGTCACACACGTTTCGCTGCGTTAGAGCCGAGGGACCAAGGTGAAACACTGCTGTAAATTCTAGGATTCGGGAGCAGGtacctg from Pempheris klunzingeri isolate RE-2024b chromosome 3, fPemKlu1.hap1, whole genome shotgun sequence includes the following:
- the dok7b gene encoding protein Dok-7, which translates into the protein MTDTVVADGQVKFRDGKKWKTRWVVLRKPSPVADCLSLLVYKDKKKGKEKASGHKERLSVTLEGICGVEPGPGYDGVSYTLSILCLAHTLVLGFNNRDALQAWDARVRYSLGEVHRFSVSVEAGTKLESGPASLHLCNNLLVLTRGVPPVVTGQWKLSALRRYGAVPNGFVFEGGTRCGYWAGVFFLSCSDGEQISFLFDCIVRGITPSRARHGLRPALPDPSADPVSAEERISQEASELEKRLSMLSHCSLASSTASTYSCSTSVAGDDRSSISSSSSSQSDTSYGSRLPFWVEPLARPHLSNETASSSSTLKALTSSDDRLYAAVMGSSGTPLRPSSAQLHPRGLHDSGRQSSLDSGIGIATGSQSSYSGSFSSYTGSLDTASQGGGEEFGSVASLPALPPPPSSPPSVPPSTPPPPPPPFPFPSTPTPEHSSATSSSSCPCASRCGSCASRRHSEEYQIPSLLRLRYDTPRSLLQTLSLREPSAQEGPPELGRDSRSGGDGGASLGQRLSPTGPKAQRQATMQRSHSWGSERAPSVDREGRSTPRPPLVPGGSVCGEAQCRYGLDNYITPEQWRSARSTCSTQVVISPSGLSPSAGTQDPALCVTEEHDDIGGAGDKLAGLRSPPCLPPPAPPPPPAALSMHRPTSACGTFQSAHEAPPCVFLDTGLYSDSTLNYVNIPVSPLPAKSNRELLYTELDLQEPGSAPVSSLHSAIRGNTLQPCRPKEGSIRHAHLDISAMETAQRVGAEHVQGREARLTQLESRRGGPPN